The Plasmodium brasilianum strain Bolivian I chromosome 11, whole genome shotgun sequence nucleotide sequence TTACCATTAAGTTTCTGATTTATCTCAATGTGCATTTTCTGTTAGTCATTTTGTGTATGCATACTTTTTTCtgctaataataattatcttGATTCAACTATTAATGTATTATGGTAAAATATGACAATGTAATTTTCCTTTCgttgtttataatataaaatcagTCCTTCTGTCAATggatatgtaaaaatatcaagagttttttttttttttatttctttattcttattattttttgtactaAATTTACTAACCCTATTccaatgaaataatataacttttttttcttctaccATGTAATTTacacttaaaaatatgatactGTGTAccacttttttatttttccaagtaaaattttattagtatttattttttttcacctTATGTTACTTTGAATACACAATATTACACGACTTcattagttttattttattttcaagcaataaatttttatattgagcattctttttcattttcgaATTTAAAGCAATCTACacattttttccccttttagtttaacttaaatatatttatttatagttTCTATAATAATTGCACGTACAattgctattttttatttttactttaacaGCAACTATTCAAATTATTTGGttatttttcatctttttaataattgaTTATCATCAttctatacatatttttttggcGTATTCTCTTCTAATACTAAGGTATGAAAGAAATTTAGTTTTTATGTAACCTTTATCTTTGCGATTCATAAACTGATACTAATgttcaatattattatatatatacatatattaacttCCAATCTTTCTTGGGCTACTAATAGCgtagtacaaatatatatgtatatagtaCTTTATCGcgtattttatcattatacattttgaattttatttttaatataaattttttgcaaTTACATTAATGAAAACTTTAATactaatttttattcttgtcctaaatttttatacagTAACAAtttgattatattttttcaaagattttattgtatattatgTTGTTATTTCAATtccctttttaaataaattgccatttttaattaacctttattttaatatatttttccatatatttttatccattttactacgtattatttttacaccAGCATTTTTGAATatctttttatgttattgAGTGctatgtttttgtttttacttattttatgacgttcctttttgttaattCCATTTAAAGTTGAATTACAgtgttattataaaattatttatttaataaaactatCGCCCAactataaaagaaaaaaagataaaagtaTGCCTTTTCACCTTATAACTGATTTGTTATTATGTGTATGGAacaagtaaaataaattaatgataACATACTATCTTATTCCATTTGGagttatatgatatataatcGCATAATGTTACTCTACTTCATCGTTGTAACTTGGAACAAATTTACATACATGTTCTCTTTTATCATGAAGTTCAcctaatacatatatacttatacatatataaagatatagATTTTGCTTATTAAAAGTTAATTCTGTCATggttaaatttaaataattattatattatattttttgacgtaccactttatattttacatccATGGTTCTTTCTCCTTTGTTTTATAACTATTTTCTGTTTTATGCTTTTctgttaattttaatatttttttttttttttgtagctTTTAGTACAATATGAGTAGccttatattttcataatatataagttgTTTTagcaaattatttattttttgtaaatttgtttttttttttcttgtaatggcatatgtatttaatagTGTATCAAATTCTAAATAAGTTTATGATTACAAAattgtacttatatatatgatatatattaaaatttttgttgaagcgtttatttttttaattgaattGTTCCCTCTTTGAGTCAATCTTTTCCATTATGTACTAAGAACTTATGTTCATAAAAGTTTCTTTTAATAAGCCTTTTTTATGAGAAAATTTCCtataattgttataatattatcattcgaaatattactactatcataatagggaaaaaaaaattttattttataaatatttaaatttaaaatattttaaaaaagtttttcaTAAATAGTATTAAAATGGGCGTTTATGTGTCTTTACAAGTATGCATTATTAACAAAActgaataatgaaatattcgtaagaataatttacttactatagttaaaaaaaaaaaataaataaaaaacataattttaattaaaattggAATTAAATTCccaatattataaaaaagttacaCTAATTTACATTAagtatatgaataattatattataaggTAATCCCATAAAACTTCtaatatgttttattcaAAGAGCTTTACTTCTTCAAGACTTATATTTAAGTGTGAAAACCTATTCTCTTTTTTGatctttattaaattttataaatatcttTTCCTTCATTTCTATACTTAGtgtaatgatatattatattattaattattatttatattctatatttcgcactatttcaaaattattgATCTACGTATATTCACTAATGATGAAATTTAGAAAGTTTGTTTAACATTTCAGAATAGAATTTCAAATAGTTtgtataacaaaaaaaaagcgcattataaaaatggagTTTTAAAcgtatacacacacacacatatatatatatatatttttttttttttatgaaagaATATTACCTTCCACAAATCGTATATGTTAAcgtataaaaagaaaacgaTATATTTCgtaaaatacaaaaacaaattaagTATAACGTATAGTTTTACTCTTCTGTAAgtgaatatttatgtataagaACATTATAACAATCATAATTAGGGATAACTAAtgatatcttttttttctttgtagtTCTTGTGTATCATATGTACAACTATACATATCAATATTCCTAGTAATCTAACAATCAGTCattctccatttttttttttgtaaccatttctactttattttttatacgtttatatatatactttttcattaaacAATAGATTGGTATTAGGAAACAGTAagataatataacatatataataggaTGCGAAGTTCCTATTGAACCAGATTTTTccaaataaaatacataaaataaaataataaaaggtaTTAATCCCTCTATTACATCATTAACGattctaaatattttattttttttcctgaactctaatattttccaaataatttttgttgaTATTCCTATTGTACTTACTGTATTTTCTGCATTTTCtgtttcatctttttttacatatacttcttcattttttacaattcCTTCCTTCAATTCTTCTGTATTTACTATTTCATCTggcatattttcttttaaaacaacatttattattttattttctatcaTATAACCTGTGACATCATTTATCAGAGCCATCTGTACCTCATTTGGGGTTCCAATAAAATCTAATAAACTTTCTTttaacttttcatttttcaatgtatcttcttttaaatatacagttatatatctttttactGCATCCAGTATTATATTCAGGTCCCCCAATTGATGAgatatatttccttttaattcaccattttttaatatatttcttaatatataatttgttacaAATCTTATTAGCGCTTGTTGTACTTTATTTAAATCTTCTGTACtttctgatttttttttttttaaattttcatattttaattctataAATTCCTCTTGTGTATGCGTTAATAATCtgttatttcttaaaattagCACATTCCCATAGTTGTACTCGTAACTCcatgattttaaaaatatagagcactaaaaaaaaaggaaaaatataattattattaaaatataaaaaaaatgtctaCTTTTTCTAATGTAagaattttaatttcttaaagaaaatatataatttaaaaaaaatagcataaatttcttaaatgttttataaattccACTGTGTAAATTCGTATTTCACCTTAATAGAAAATTGAAAGGTACAATCTAacacaataaataaaaaaatattaaagaagagaaacatagtattttttctttttttttgtgacaATAAATTACGTTCTTTTTCCAAATTCGCCCCTATAAAATTGTTTGCTACGTAATAATAACATCTTCacattaataattatatttctgatataaacatttttcttattggttttatttttttttttttttagtttttaattgaaatttttaaataaatattgtacaaaataaatattaaactaATATTATGGTGACTATATTTGCCttagaattattttatttttttattctttaataaaattaacgtataaattttttataataaaaataggttCGTCAATCCACAAATGTAGtattaattatgtattattaattaaacaaacatatatatacataaatattatatattaattattattatgtgaaacacttcatatttatattaacttttttattaaagaggaaaaaatcTAGTATATTTGTAGAAATCTGTAGAAAATTATGTTGATAATTAATGcgttaaaaaatagtaattatataaaaacactTTCATACGTTTTTTCATATGTTCAAAGattatgataaatttttttaattgtgtGATTGAAAGTCGtaataattatgattatGATGTTCAAATGAAAAGTTCgttgttataataataatatataccattatttataataacaataatatgaactcacaatataaaatataaaatagtggggaatcatttttaaaattttaaaaatccTAAGGATAACATACCAAAAGATATTTAAAGGGacaataatatttgtataatactatgatgtattaattttttttttttttcctttataaaATTCAGAAATGTAGCTATAGTCCTATTTTTTCAGATATACAGTTTTTAGtgaaattcattttttcaaacttaaagaaaaaaatttttttttataaattatacagTCATATAATtcaatgaattttttttaaaacacacAGTTAAAATATGCTTAAAAGTATAATGTGTATATGGATTCCTTTATTACATGGTACATCAAAAGCTAAAAGtcatatatgttaaaatacgtgcatatataacCTTTGTAGAAGTTAAATGCAATATTGGTTTCATGTGACATTGTGTTATgacttattttaaaaaaaattatatacacgTTTTATTTGTATGCTAATATGTAACAAATTTTCATTCATCCTCCAACTGTTctttaacaaaaaatgaacatttttaatacatgTGGATAAGAATATaggatttaataaaaataatacatttccatattttttaatttcttgtAGGTAttaatacaaacatacatatataaatttattcaatgatattatttgaaaaagcTCAACTGTTGATATATAagtttattataaataaaggacgggaaaaaaaagacacaatataatattttgataataaaaaatatataatttcccCATATGTTTTTTCCAAGAATTGAAAAAACTTCAGTattatttatctttaaaaataaaaaatttgatataTGAACACATTTTCGTccttcttttaaaaatacttccattaaaataatttcttcacaaacgaaaacatatatatcattaagaAAATTCTTACTACACAAAAATATAccacaatatatataaaatatatttttaatctttttccttttcttcttttttttgtttgaaattaattctttatatttaatagtaatatataaattgacAATTCTTTAtcccttttattttacatttcatagttttttaaaataataccttttttcattatttaaataaggaaaatttataaaatatttaataaaaaaatataaatacaaaaaagtaataaaacaTGGAACAACTAAATTTCTTGAAAAAGAGTTTATGGAATAATGcgttaaaggaaaaaatcaaaattatttcaaaatataaaagccACTTTATACAACATCAATCATGAAAACCCCATTACaaaaggaaatttttttacttcgtGTAATTTGATAAATAATAGCATAACggttataaatttatatatatataacttagaaaaaaaggagtaaTTTCAAATTTTGTTGAAtggttaaaattaaaatatattaaatagtaTGCCCAAAACACACAAATTAaggcattttttttatatacataattttttttcattttttcgttttctttgttttttacctttttttttttttgtttttttcctttttttttgtttttttcctttttttttgtttttttttttttttttttttttttttttttttttttttttttttttttttttttttttttttttttttttttttttttttttttttttttttttttttttttttttttttttttttttttttttttttttttttttttttttttttttttttttttttgtttttttcttcatttataaatagcAATACTTCacgtaaaaaatttttatagaataaatgtttctgcttttttttgtataaatagATTTTACCGTACTACCAGAAGATCATTTTATACGAAGTTTGTGATTGTAtcttttgtaaaaatgttcttcttaaaagaaaataaatttatttctttttattttatatattgttctTGTTAaaccattttaaaaaatatatatataaccaaaaataagatatttaacactttaaataatatttttttaatacattaacGTAAAActgtttatatacatatatttatttatatatatatgtttataatataaatgattccATTTAGAAGATTAAAAGTTGAATATAGCGCTGTTAcaaatatagcaaaaataAGGAATCGCATATATTTAACAGTTTCATATGAAAGTTAATATAtggatataatataatattaataattaggttgcatataatttatattgtaattattGCTTTTTTAAGAACAtgctttttatttgaatatatttaagatataaatagttatattatatatattatgtttatttatttttttttttttaaatatatatttaacctAAAATTTAACTGACTAtgtcatttatttttttttttttttcaaattatttatttaattttgaatatttcatGTTTTAGTAGAACAACTACATAATCTAAAAatccatatatattcaatatatattagaattgTTAACTCtctacataataattttagataaattttactttaaaataattataaaaaaaaaaaaaattttacagtTGAAAACATCAATAATTCGATAATtcgatatttttttataatattgtatatatgtaaaatcaaaaaaaaagtagaaaattagagaaaaatgaatagtttcagtattttaaatgttaacAAAAATTCAAGGAATGAAACTAATGTAGGAAAAAAATGGACTGTAATAACATCACTATTGCCTACATTGGGAAAATCCTGTCGTAAATATgcaatttaaatatatttaccgtttttattagtttaaacttattatactttttattttcaaattattattcaCCTTATTGGAATGtgaagtaatatttttaagttaaaattatatacatatatatataagcatactAGTTCAGGGAAgaaattatgtttttcttttaatttcatacagtataaataattgaggaacatatatttacatgagAATGCATATGAGACCTATATCTCTTTAATTTATAGGGACCATGTAAAAAGCCCAAACAGTAGAAACGTATTTCAAAGTGATATAGAATTAAGACATAGAAGAATAGTGGCTGAACAAAGTAGTTCTCTTAGACCTTGGGAAAGGGATTTCCAAATAGTAAAAGATATAAACGACAAAAAACTTAAAAGGCATAATTCACCATACTTGAAGGAATACAATGATTTAAACATGATAAATCAAATAAGTGCAAACTCTTCTACAAAATGGAAAGCtgtattaaaagaaatgagAGAACATTATGATGAATGTACGCGTAATATGGACGacaaatggaaaaattatatttggtATAATATATGGGCAAAActttatttacaaaaagcACATGATgctataaataaaacattagcagatttaaataattcttatgtatataaggaAAAAGCTATTAATACTTGGTTCCAGAATACTAAAGAAGACATGGATCTTTTTATATCGCACATTAAGAGTTGCTTAAAGAATAAgcataataatgatgaaaaaaaaaaaataaatctggATAATATTAAAATCCCAACATTACGAAAGTAAGGGAGCATAATTTATGaagaaattttgaaaaatgtaaaaaaaaaaaaaaaaagattgcacatacatattgaataaatttagaataaaatgttacctattttttatattatttatgttttatgaCTTCCGtagaatttttataataaatgtggaaaaaagtttattttagttaaatatataactcattataaaagataaaaatacaaatacaccGATAAGATGTGTTAATAATacgtaataaaaataacttttatagacaacatattttaaatactaCCATATCTTTATTTGCAGGTGCACCCATGAAAATGTTAAGGCTACCGTTTTTCATAAGTAGCACATATAAGGAATATGAACGAAATAAGGAAATAAcggataaaaaaataataatacatttttaaataacttaTAAGGacataagaaaaatgaaaatgcatATGGAcggaaataataattaccaAAAgcaatttatatgtacatagtTACGTGGGGactaagaaatattttataaaacgagtactgcatatatatatatatatattatatatgtagtgAAGGgggtataaatataattggTTAATAGTAATTTAGAGAATTGTGTAACTATAGGagcttatttatttgttatgctgttgatatatttttttgttttttacccattgataataaaataagttattca carries:
- a CDS encoding hypothetical protein (Plasmodium exported protein); translation: MFLFFNIFLFIVLDCTFQFSIKCSIFLKSWSYEYNYGNVLILRNNRLLTHTQEEFIELKYENLKKKKSESTEDLNKVQQALIRFVTNYILRNILKNGELKGNISHQLGDLNIILDAVKRYITVYLKEDTLKNEKLKESLLDFIGTPNEVQMALINDVTGYMIENKIINVVLKENMPDEIVNTEELKEGIVKNEEVYVKKDETENAENTVSTIGISTKIIWKILEFRKKNKIFRIVNDVIEGLIPFIILFYVFYLEKSGSIGTSHPIIYVILSYCFLIPIYCLMKKYIYKRIKNKVEMVTKKKMEND
- a CDS encoding hypothetical protein (Plasmodium exported protein) gives rise to the protein MDCNNITIAYIGKILSDHVKSPNSRNVFQSDIELRHRRIVAEQSSSLRPWERDFQIVKDINDKKLKRHNSPYLKEYNDLNMINQISANSSTKWKAVLKEMREHYDECTRNMDDKWKNYIWYNIWAKLYLQKAHDAINKTLADLNNSYVYKEKAINTWFQNTKEDMDLFISHIKSCLKNKHNNDEKKKINLDNIKIPTLRKCTHENVKATVFHK